In Streptomyces sp. 71268, the DNA window GCCGGGCCGACGAGGTGGCGTTGCAGTACGCCACGATCGCGGCCAGGCCGAGGGCGAGCAGCAGCCCGGAGCCCGCGGCGTCGGCGGCGGGCGCGAAGGCGGCGAAGACGCCGGCGCCGATCATGGCCCCGAGCCCGGTCATCACCGCGTCGAAGGTGCCCAGCTCACGGCGGAGCCCAGCGTCGGTCGTCATACGGCTGATTGTGTCGCCCGCCGCGCCGTGACGCCATGGCCGCCAGCTTCCGGACACTCCACGCCCCCCGCCCTGGCCACCGGCCCGGGCCCGCCCGAACCCCCTTCGGCCCAGGGCACCGGCGCCGGCCCGCCCCGCCGCGGGCCCGGCCGGCGCCGGCCGCGCGACGACCGGCGGGTAGCATGGTGGGCACGACGGACGAGTCGGCTGGGCGGTCGCGTCGGGTGGCACCACATTCCTCGGAGTGCGGAGGCTACCCGCCGAGGAACGTCCGGGCTCCACACGGCAGGGTGGTGGGTAACGCCCACCCGGGGTGACCCGCGGGACAGTGCCACAGAAAACAGACCGCCGAGGGCCGTCAGGCGCTCGGTAAGGGTGAAACGGTGGTGTAAGAGACCACCAGCGTCCGGGGTGACCCGGACGGCTAGGTAAACCCCACCCGGAGCAAGGTCAAGAGGAACCGCCGACTGGCGGTTCTGCGCGAACGCCTGAGGGCTGCCCGCCCGAGTTCGCGGGTAGACCGCACGAGGTTGTCGGCAACGGCAGCCCTAGATGGATGGCCGCCTCCCCCGCGCGCCGCAAGGCCACGGGGAGACAGAACCCGGCGTATATGGCCGCACTCGTCCGTCGCTCAAACGTCCCCTGACCAGCGCACGCGCTGGTCAGGGGCCGTTTCGGTGGGCAGCGGAGCCCCGTGGTGCCAGCTAGCGTGCCGGCGTGCCCGGTGCCTCCAGGCGGTACAGCTCCGGAACCGAGACCTTGATCGGTTCCTGCGTGGTCCGGGCGATGACGACGACCGCGGGCTCGTTCGGGTCCGGGTTCTCCTCGCGGTGCGGGACGAACGGCGGGACGAGGAAGAAGTCGCCGGGGTGGCCCTCCAGGCGTACCTCCCGGGTGCCGTCGTGGTAGACGAACACGGGGTGGCCGCTGACCACGTAGATGCCCGCCTCGGAGTCGCCGTGGTGGTGGTTGTCCGTCGCGCTCAGCGGCGGGTTCTCGACCAGGCCCATCCAGAGCCGCTTCGAGCCGACCGTGCCGCCGCTGATGGCGGCGTAGCCGTCCAGTTCGCCACTTCCGACGCGGTGGACGCGATCGTTGAGCGGGGCGTCGGGTGGGGTGTGCGCCTCGGAGGCGGGTGCGGGGGCGGCGTCTTGCGGGGGCGTCGTCATGGTGCGGCCTCTCGGGTGTGGTGGTCGTCTCGGCCGGAACCAGGCTGCGACTCCCTTCCCCAAGTGAGCAATTATCGTTGCTGTTCCGGCAACGCGGGCCCGCTGGCGCGGGGCGGATGGATGCCGCGCCGGGGCGTCCGGCCAGGGGGAGACGGCGGCTGTGGAAGCCCCCCGTCGCCGTATCCGGACGTCAGTCGCGACCACGGGTCGCGTCGTGTGACGGGAGCTGGCCTTTAGGGCCTGTCTGATAATTGGTCTTGTGGTGGGTCGTGGAGAGCTGACGGATGCGGCGTGGGAGCGGGTAGTCCCGCTGCTGCCGGGTGTTGATGGTCGTGGTCGGCCGTGGCGGGATCATCGGCAGGTGATCAACGGGGTGTTGTGGCGGTTGCGGACCGGTGCTCCGTGGCGTGACCTGCCCGAACGCTATGGACCGTGGCAGACGGTCTATGAGCGGTTCGCTCGCTGGGAGGCGGACGGTACCTGGGCTCGCCTGCTCGAGCAGGTCCAGGTCCGTGACGACTCCATCGGAGCCGTGGAGTGGGTGGTGTCGGTCGACTCCACGATCAACCGGGCGCATCAGCACGCCGCCGGGGCCCGCAAAAGGGGGCGGCGGCGGGGGACGAACTGGAAGATCCGGCATATCCGTCGGCTGGCCAGGCGCTGGGCCGCTCCCGCGGCGGGCTGACCACCAAGCTCCACCTCGCCTGCGACGGCCGTGGCCTGCCCTTGGCCGTTGTCCTCACGCCCGGCAACGTCAACGACTCCACCGTCTTCGACACGGTCATGGACGCGCTGAGGGTGCCCCGGGCCAGCGCCGGGCGCCCGCGCCTTAGGCCCGATGCCGTCATCGCGGACAAGGCGTACTCCTCCCGGGCGATCCGCCAGTCCTTGCGAGGCAGAGGCATCCGGGCAGTGATCCCGGAGCGGGCGGACCAGAAGGCCAACCGCCTACGGCGAGGGAAGGCCGGCGGCAGACCGCCGGCCTTCGATCGCGAGCTTTACAAGGCCCGCAACGTGGTCGAGCGCTGCTTCAACCGCCTCAAGCAATTCCGCGCGATCGCCACCCGCTTCGACAAACTCGCCACCCGCTACAAGGCCGGCATCCACCTCGCCGCACTCATCCTCTGGCTCCGCCAACCCAACCAAGATCCTTTGTCAGACAGGCCCTAGCCCGCTACGCGGCGGCTGACTGATACCGCCAGACGGCGTGTTCGAGCCCGCTTAGATCGTGTCCGAGGAGCGTGGCGGCTTCCTCGTACGCGGCGCGTAGCTGCTCGTAGCGCAGGTCGGACAGGCCGGCCTGGGTAGCGAAGGCGCGTAGGTGTACGTCGACGGCGACCTGGGAGCGTCCGACAAGGTTGCCGACGTAGTCGATGCTTTTCGCGCCCACCCCGCGCACCGTGCGCAGCAGGGCGCGGTGGTTCTGGTCGTCGAGCCAGGCGCGGAGATCGTCGCGGGTGTCGACGCCGTGGGTGGCCAGCAGGTCGGTGACGGCGTGGGCCGTCGCGACCTTCCGGGGGGAGTTGAAGTTCATGGCCACGGCGAGGTCCTCGACGGCGAGCCGCCGCTGGAAACCCTGGACCGTCGCCGCGTCCGGCCAGTTGGCCTGGAGCCGAAGCAGTCGCGGCCGGAGCGTCGCCTCGTACCGGCAGCGGGCCTGGAAGCTGACGTCGCAGATGACGGCTCCCATATGGGCCCACCCACCGGGCGCGGAGAAGGGCCCCTCGCCCAGGAGGCGTTGAATGTGGTCAGCGAGCCGCTGGGCGGGGACGAGTGGAGTCATGGGGCCATGATGTCGCTGTGAGCCGTTGACCGGGACGGAAAGCTCAGCATCTTTCGCGTAAGACCCCCGGCCCGGCGGGTCGGTGAGCCCCGAAGCGCTCACCGCCCCGCGCGGGCTCGTGGGCGGTGTTGGTCAGC includes these proteins:
- a CDS encoding cupin domain-containing protein, whose product is MTTPPQDAAPAPASEAHTPPDAPLNDRVHRVGSGELDGYAAISGGTVGSKRLWMGLVENPPLSATDNHHHGDSEAGIYVVSGHPVFVYHDGTREVRLEGHPGDFFLVPPFVPHREENPDPNEPAVVVIARTTQEPIKVSVPELYRLEAPGTPAR
- a CDS encoding IS5 family transposase (programmed frameshift), with protein sequence MTDAAWERVVPLLPGVDGRGRPWRDHRQVINGVLWRLRTGAPWRDLPERYGPWQTVYERFARWEADGTWARLLEQVQVRDDSIGAVEWVVSVDSTINRAHQHAAGARKKGAAAGDELEDPAYPSAGQALGRSRGGLTTKLHLACDGRGLPLAVVLTPGNVNDSTVFDTVMDALRVPRASAGRPRLRPDAVIADKAYSSRAIRQSLRGRGIRAVIPERADQKANRLRRGKAGGRPPAFDRELYKARNVVERCFNRLKQFRAIATRFDKLATRYKAGIHLAALILWLRQPNQDPLSDRP